The window ACCTGCTCGTGGACGGCCTCCCGGCTCTCGGCGTACGGCTCGGATGTCATCGTCGTGTCCTCCATGAGCTTGGTCCAGTCGGTCACGACGGGGACGAGATCTCCCCTGACCCACAAGGGGAGTTGATCGCGGTGGTGCGGTGAGTCCGGGACTCCCGAGGCCCCGAACGGCACCACCCAGAGGCTGTTCTCGCGCCGGGCCACATCCCACACATAGCGGGCGGCGGGACCCCGCGCGGCCCGGTCGGTGAGCCCCGGCACGGCGGAGGTGCACAGCACGCAGTCGTGGTCGCCGGAGAGCCCGGGTTCCGTCCCGTCGTACGAGGGGTCCGGCAGCGCCCGCCAGGGAGCGAGGCGGTGGGTGTCGCCCCAGGTGCCTTGCGGCAGGTCCGCGGCCACCTCCTCCACGGCCGCCCTGACGGTCCCGGCACGGTCGATCCCGTACAACTCCTCGGCCCTGAGCAGGCTTTCGAGGGCGAAGGCGACACGGGGGACGAGTGCGAGCCAGGGGCGGAAGACCTCGGGGTACAGCGGGGGTTCGGTGAGGCGGGCCAGGGCGGGGTGGGCCGCGAGGCGGCGTACGACCGCGCCCCGGACCGCCGCGTAGACGGCCGCCTCCGTGCTGTCGGCTGCCATGTGACGGTCCCAGTGGAGGAGCCGGTCGCGCAGGGAGGCGGCCCCGGGGGTGAGGTCGTCGAGGGCGGCGAGGTGGTCCAACAGCGGGGTGGCGGAGGCGAGATGGGTGTCCGTGTGGAGGGCGGCCATGTCGCCGGCGGACCAGTCCCGCCGGGTGTCGAGGAGTGCGCGCAGCCGGGTGGCCCGGTGGGGCGGGGCGAACTCGACGCCGAGCGGGGTCGCCGGGCCGCGCTGGTTCGCCATCACCGCGATGCCGTCGTCGACCGTGCCGCGCGGCATGGGGGCGTACCAGCCCTGCCACTCGTGCCCGGGCTCCCAGGCGTTGACGATCCTCGTGCGGTTGTCCTCGCTCCGGACCGGGACCCTGCCCGCGACCCGGTGCAGGAGGCCGCCCTCGGTGTCGGCGGCCTGGACGACGTTGACGGGTTCGGCCCAGTCGTCGAACGCGCGGTCCACGTCGGCGACCCGGCGGGCGCGGAGGAGGGGGAGGAGCGAGGAGAAGCCGAGGTCCTCGCTGACTCGGGGCGGGTGGCGGAGGCTTAGGGGACCGACGGGGTCGGCGGGTTCGCCGTGGCCGTCGCCTCCGGCATCTCCGCTGAAGATGTCGCTGTTGATGAAGTCGCCGTTGATGACGACCGGGCCGCGGTCGGTCTCGATCACCTCGACCTGGACGGGGTCGCCCTCGGCCACCTCGATGATCTCGGTGTGCCGGGAGGCGGGGTGCCACACCCCGTCCGGGCCGAGGGCCTCCACCCGATCGCCGTCTCCAACACCGGCTCCGAGGCCGTCTCCGTCTCCGGTCCGCCGGAGCCGCTCCCGGTACAGGTCCTGGTAGTCGGCCATCGCGTTGGTGATCGCCCAGGCGACCGTGCCCGTGTGGCCGAAGTGGGCGATGCCCGGGACGCCCGGCACGGCGAGGCCGATGACGTCGAACTCCGGGCAGGACAGGCGGATCTGCTGGTAGACGCCGGGGGCCTCGATATAGCGGTGGGGGTCGCCCGCGACGACCGGCCCGCCGGTGGCGGTGCGCTCACCGGTGACGAGCCAGCCGTTGCTGCCGGAGGTGCCGGGCCCGTCGGTGGCGAAGAGGTCGACCGCGTCCGGACCGAGATGGCGTACGACCTCCTCGCGCCACAGCTTGGCCGGGAAGCCGGCGAAGAGGACGTGCGTGGCGAGCCAGACGCCGAGCGGGGTCCAGGGTTCCCAGCGGCCGGGGGCGAGACCGACGGTCGTGAACTCGGGGGCGCGGCGGGCGCCTTCGGGCAGGCCCTGGTTGACCCCGTCGACGTACGCCCGGACCCAGGCGGCCGTCTCGGGGTCCCGTCTTTCCAGTGCGGTGAAGCAGCGTCTCGCCGTGTCGTCGAGCCGGGCCTGTCTCGCGAAGCGGTCCCAGCCGAGCGCGTCCGGGCCGAGGAACGCGGCCGAGGTGCCGCGCGCCCGGTGCCGTTCGACCTCCAGCTGCCAGGCGCGGTCGTGGGCGGTGGCCAGCCCCTGGGCGTGGGCGAGTTCACGCGCGTCGCCCGCGCGCAGATGTGGGACACCCCA is drawn from Streptomyces liliifuscus and contains these coding sequences:
- a CDS encoding GNAT family N-acetyltransferase — its product is MTVEIYRDAWGVPHLRAGDARELAHAQGLATAHDRAWQLEVERHRARGTSAAFLGPDALGWDRFARQARLDDTARRCFTALERRDPETAAWVRAYVDGVNQGLPEGARRAPEFTTVGLAPGRWEPWTPLGVWLATHVLFAGFPAKLWREEVVRHLGPDAVDLFATDGPGTSGSNGWLVTGERTATGGPVVAGDPHRYIEAPGVYQQIRLSCPEFDVIGLAVPGVPGIAHFGHTGTVAWAITNAMADYQDLYRERLRRTGDGDGLGAGVGDGDRVEALGPDGVWHPASRHTEIIEVAEGDPVQVEVIETDRGPVVINGDFINSDIFSGDAGGDGHGEPADPVGPLSLRHPPRVSEDLGFSSLLPLLRARRVADVDRAFDDWAEPVNVVQAADTEGGLLHRVAGRVPVRSEDNRTRIVNAWEPGHEWQGWYAPMPRGTVDDGIAVMANQRGPATPLGVEFAPPHRATRLRALLDTRRDWSAGDMAALHTDTHLASATPLLDHLAALDDLTPGAASLRDRLLHWDRHMAADSTEAAVYAAVRGAVVRRLAAHPALARLTEPPLYPEVFRPWLALVPRVAFALESLLRAEELYGIDRAGTVRAAVEEVAADLPQGTWGDTHRLAPWRALPDPSYDGTEPGLSGDHDCVLCTSAVPGLTDRAARGPAARYVWDVARRENSLWVVPFGASGVPDSPHHRDQLPLWVRGDLVPVVTDWTKLMEDTTMTSEPYAESREAVHEQVVDGLGTVRVLRVDPDADLDVLHTWVTAERARFWGMGGFGREQVLETYRHLDSLDTHHAFLAVLDGRPAALFQTYEPEADRVSECYEVEPGDIGVHLLIAPVGEGDERPGYSSALLTAFTVYVLGVLGRRRVVVEPDIRNEKAITRLTRQGFVLGSPVVLPEIDLPEVHLPAKKAQLAFLTREAAGY